The Pyricularia oryzae 70-15 chromosome 5, whole genome shotgun sequence genome includes a region encoding these proteins:
- a CDS encoding carrier protein YMC1 — protein MAGDGETHGGGALQTAKDLAAGAAGGIAQVLIGQPFDIVKVRLQTTTTYPSALAAATSIYKNEGALAFYKGTLTPLIGIGACVSVQFGAFHQARRWFEARNARDLYPGDAVLAAAGAATPPPLSYGQYYAAGAFAGVANSVISGPIEHVRIRLQTQPHGAARLYNGPIDCARKMGVAAGGILPGLYRGEAVTILREAQAYGCWFLAFEWMMNRDAARNNISRKEVPSYKVAFYGGLAGEALWLASYPFDVVKSKMQTDGFGEHARYKSMRDCFAQTFRAEGLRGFWKGIFPTLLRAMPVSAGTFAVVEMAMRAMN, from the exons ATGGCAGGCGACGGAGAAACGCACGGCGGTGGCGCGCTGCAAACGGCCAAGGATCTGGCTGCTGGTGCGGCCGGTGGCATTGCGCAGGTGCTCATTG GCCAACCATTCGACATTGTCAAAGTCCGCCTGCAGACCACGACGACCTACCCGtccgccctcgccgccgcgaCGTCAATCTACAAGAACGAGGGCGCGCTCGCCTTCTACAAGGGCACGCTCACGCCGCTGATCGGCATCGGCGCCTGCGTGTCGGTCCAGTTTGGCGCCTTCCACCAGGCCCGGCGGTGGTTCGAGGCCCGCAACGCCCGCGACCTGTACCCGGGCGATGCCgtgctcgccgccgccggcgccgccacgcCGCCACCCCTCAGCTACGGCCAGTACTACGCGGCGGGCGCGTTTGCGGGAGTGGCCAACTCGGTGATATCCGGACCCATCGAGCACGTGCGCATCCGGCTGCAGACGCAACCGCACGGCGCCGCGCGGCTGTACAACGGGCCCATCGACTGCGCGCGCAAGATGGGCGTCGCGGCCGGCGGCATCCTCCCCGGCCTGTACCGCGGCGAGGCCGTCACTATCCTGCGCGAGGCCCAGGCCTACGGCTGCTGGTTCTTGGCCTTTGAGTGGATGATGAACCGCGACGCGGCCAGGAACAACATCTCGCGCAAGGAGGTGCCCAGCTACAAGGTCGCCTTCTACGGAGGCCTGGCCGGCGAGGCTCTCTGGCTCGCCAGCTACCCCTTCGACGTGGTCAAGTCCAAGATGCAGACGGACGGCTTCGGCGAGCACGCCAGGTACAAGAGCATGCGCGACTGCTTCGCCCAGACCTTCAGGGCCGAGGGCCTGAGGGGCTTCTGGAAGGGCATCTTCCCCACGCTGCTCAGGGCCATGCCCGTCAGCGCGGGGACGTTTGCCGTGGTGGAGATGGCCATGAGGGCAATGAACTGA
- a CDS encoding GMP synthase, giving the protein MSSTTEQAAAPHQTYDTILTLDFGSQYTHLITRRLRECNVYSEMLPCTTKLSDLTWKPKGIILSGGPYSVYDKDAPHADPAFFDLGVPVLGICYGLQELAWRLGKDNVVAGTEREYGHADLTPQKNSQAEKLFKGMGDDSLQVWMSHGDKLSQLPTGFQTIATTANSPFAAIAHESQNIFGVQFHPEVTHTRRGLDLLRNFAVGICGAQQNWNMHNFIEQEISRIRNLIGDKAQVIGAVSGGVDSTVAAKLMKEAIGDRFHAVLVDQGVMRHNECAEVKKALQDHLGINLTVADASERFLSGLKGVEDPEQKRKFIGNTFIDIFEEEAIKIEKAAENTPNAGKVEWFLQGTLYPDVIESISFKGPSATIKTHHNVGGLPKRMMEGQGLRLIEPLRELFKDEVRAMGRELKINEELVMRHPFPGPGIAIRILGEVTRERVEIARKADHVFISMIKEAGIYNEISQAYAALDTSRAVGVMGDKREYGYIVILRAVVTTDFMTATVYHMKPELLDRISTRIVNEVDGVTCVTYNITSKPPGTIEMQ; this is encoded by the exons ATGTCTTCAACAACTgagcaggcggcggcgcctcACCAAACATACGAC ACCATCCTCACTCTTGACTTTGGCTCACAATACACCCACCTCATCACGAGGAGGTTAAGAGAATGCAATGTCTACAGTGAAATGCTGCCATGCACAACCAAGCTCTCAGACTTGACATGGAAGCCCAAGGGTATCATCCTGTCGGGCGGCCCTTACTCCGTCTACGACAAGGACGCCCCGCACGCCGACCCGGCTTTCTTTGACCTCGGAGTCCCCGTCCTGGGCATCTGCTATGGTCTCCAGGAGCTCGCTTGGCGTCTGGGCAAGGACAACGTCGTGGCCGGCACTGAGCGCGAGTACGGCCACGCCGACCTCACCCCGCAGAAGAACAGCCAGGCTGAGAAGCTGTTCAAGGGCATGGGAGACGACTCTCTCCAGGTTTGGATGAGCCACGGCGACAAGCTCAGTCAGCTACCCACCGGATTCCAGACCATTGCGACCACCGCAAACTCGCCATTTGCTGCCATCGCCCACGAGTCCCAGAACATCTTTGGTGTGCAGTTCCACCCAGAGGTGACTCACACCCGCCGCGGCCTGGATCTGCTGCGCAACTTTGCCGTCGGTATCTGCGGCGCCCAACAGAACTGGAACATGCACAACTTCATCGAACAAGAGATTTCCCGCATCCGAAATCTGATCGGCGACAAGGCTCAGGTTATTGGTGCCGTGTCGGGTGGTGTTGACTCTACTGTTGCCGCCAAGCTGA TGAAGGAGGCAATTGGCGACAGGTTCCACGCCGTACTTGTGGACCAGGGTGTCATGCGCCACAATGAGTGTGCCGAGGTCAAGAAGGCACTCCAAGACCACCTCGGAATCAACCTTACGGTTGCAGATGCCTCGGAGCGGTTCCTTTCGGGCCTGAAGGGCGTTGAGGACCCGGAGCAGAAGCGCAAGTTCATCGGCAACACCTTCATCGACATCttcgaggaggaggccatCAAGATCGAGAAGGCGGCCGAGAACACGCCCAACGCCGGTAAGGTCGAGTGGTTCTTGCAGGGCACCCTGTACCCCGACGTCATCGAGTCCATCTCATTCAAGGGCCCGTCTGCCACCATCAAGACTCACCACAACGTTGGTGGTCTTCCCAAGAGGATGATGGAGGGCCAGGGCCTCAGGCTGATCGAGCCCCTGAGGGAGCTTTTCAAGGACGAGGTCCGTGCCATGGGCCGCGAGCTTAAGATTAACGAGGAGCTCGTCATGAGGCACCCTTTCCCCGGCCCTGGCATTGCCATTCGTATCCTGGGAGAGGTTACCCGCGAGCGTGTTGAGATCGCCCGCAAGGCCGACCATGTTTTTATTAGCATGATCAAGGAGGCTGGCATCTACAACGAAATCAGCCAGGCGTATGCCGCGCTTGACACGAGCAGGGCAGTTGGTGTCATG GGCGACAAACGCGAGTACGGATACATTGTCATTCTCCGTGCGGTTGTCACCACCGACTTCATGACTGCCACCGTCTACCACATGAAGCCGGAGCTTCTTGACAGGATCTCGACCCGTATCGTCAACGAGGTCGACGGTGTGACTTGCGTGACGTACAACATCACCAGCAAGCCTCCTGGAACGATCGAGATGCAGTGA
- a CDS encoding YagE family protein, whose amino-acid sequence MRFPHHSLSTCFRRCLTVQPNGLDGVVRQSSLSQCFRQQTPSPLQRQRGFSTCSFARQQQQQQRGPAESLAGDPDRTQHHSGGNKKATNKRTKGRGKNPLRAIAIKAQKQPPTSTRYVGKSHASSDEPALSNTSEDASASLVTAVCVAEGFNMDGVTRILSAHGYSLDPEGTGFEPQEVVHARAKGQGDIFVFPSGTVVAWSLPTEVVESLAAETLLPAAQEPHVASLETEDLYFVTDPDREVSAVKGDDTVVLGTRRELRDGDRLDTTLAQIAFSSGLAQSTKLAVLEACLTDYFKSMRRLPENLSRGSDLRLNNRRFILQKTGELLSLRAQLNHYSELTDSLPDIFWENRGSDELNLESYFDQVGKSLDIRVRIRILNEKMDYAQEMASVLREMAAQKHGTRLEWIIIILIAVEVMFELRRVYIESTSSRHQEGLD is encoded by the coding sequence ATGCGATTTCCTCACCATAGCCTTTCGACCTGCTTCAGACGATGCTTAACCGTTCAACCTAATGGCCTAGACGGTGTCGTACGCCAATCCAGCCTCTCACAATGTTTTCGCCAACAAACCCCCTCACCGCTGCAGCGTCAGCGCGGGTTCTCGACCTGCAGTTTTGCgcgacagcaacagcaacaacaacgggGACCGGCTGAATCTCTAGCCGGAGACCCTGACAGGACACAACATCACTCTGGCGGAAACAAGAAGGCAACCAACAAACGCACCAAGGGCCGTGGTAAGAATCCGCTTCGGGCCATTGCCATCAAGGCCCAGAAGCAACCCCCAACGAGCACACGATATGTCGGCAAGAGTCACGCGTCCTCGGACGAACCTGCGCTCTCCAACACCAGCGAAGATGCCAGCGCGTCGCTCGTCACAGCCGTCTGTGTGGCCGAAGGCTTCAACATGGACGGCGTGACGCGCATCCTCTCGGCACACGGTTACTCGCTCGACCCCGAGGGCACCGGCTTCGAGCCACAGGAAGTGGTACATGCGCGCGCCAAGGGCCAGGGCGACATCTTTGTATTCCCCTCGGGCACCGTGGTAGCCTGGTCGCTGCCGACCGAGGTCGTCGAGTCGCTGGCCGCCGAGACGCTCCTCCCAGCCGCCCAGGAACCGCACGTTGCCAGCCTCGAGACGGAAGACCTATACTTTGTCACAGACCCTGACCGAGAGGTCAGCGCCGTCAAGGGCGACGATACGGTGGTGCTGGGCACGCGGCGAGAGCTGCGTGATGGAGACCGGTTGGACACGACGCTGGCACAGATTGCTTTCTCGTCGGGTCTGGCGCAGAGCACCAAGCTCGCCGTGCTCGAGGCGTGTCTGACCGACTACTTCAAGTCGATGCGGCGTCTGCCCGAGAACCTGTCGCGGGGGTCTGATCTCCGCCTGAATAATCGCCGCTTCATCCTGCAAAAGACAGGCGAGCTGCTTAGTCTGCGCGCGCAGCTCAATCACTACTCGGAGCTCACCGACTCTCTACCGGACATTTTCTGGGAGAACCGAGGGTCGGATGAGCTGAATCTCGAAAGCTACTTTGACCAGGTTGGCAAGTCGCTAGACATTCGTGTCCGTATCCGCATTTTGAACGAAAAGATGGACTACGCTCAAGAAATGGCCTCTGTACTTCGTGAGATGGCAGCGCAGAAGCACGGGACACGGCTCGAGTGGATCATTATCATTCTCATCGCCGTCGAAGTTATGTTTGAGTTGCGGCGTGTATACATAGAGTCGACATCCAGTCGACATCAAGAAGGATTGGACTGA
- a CDS encoding RINT-1 family protein: MEDPLQETRVYDFIEDKLQSTTDLDHLDSLLASVEHQRTQLQTQLDDATRELDAARRSGGDRQEALARQIDDFEQLQRSIDVRLQIVSASDAPDEAIRRLEPPMHQLHRVKLARDYLQLLHDVEALRREARDHLPADPKAALLPYSRLKQLSSRLRELQGTADGAATHLVAHVAGVTDVLWDEMKQIMSDEMKALLAARRWPAEVQPDLVVDEEWRGCFEKLLDLQVPEVLYSPPDAVLPLLPIDVMAQIWVKEFRFHFLSDGRPTSNNRLIGQHCFPWVIRLVSTWEDFFRENFGHSLASRFIETSVSSKMIYLDPVCALITSLLPVLREKIMAAAEEAVLDPSFLSSFMTQLMGFDDELRTRFGYDGGGGDSDWDGLTAEVLNLHFAKWLQAEKDFALERFEGIMDSADARKIDYDYGGPGKTKPTFGAVRVSDLLRSVTSQYERVRRFSHKLRFLIDIQVAILDDFHDRLRGSLEFYYSLTSTVGRTLHGATAQQLASLEGTGALETLCKVYGSADHIANVLEDWSNEEFFVVFWEELQARAKESEDQENLAGGLSYENVKDKTSASIGDDGDGGVIFDETIAAYSARRKAARDFLVSALVDSHQEAFRPYLKRTQWTTISDDPVQADPYQLPITAELDEPLRILKRNLEFLNRALSTAAFRRVWRDALDKLDETLWHDVLTRHSFTAFGAAQFMRDLHAVVALVERYIPEGSGVALARVQEGVRLLNLPMEADASGKAAAVTLRQASDRVFKDNEEAKRLLAELGIDLLSPTNARHILQRRVEMSE; this comes from the exons ATGGAGGATCCCTTGCAGGAAACGCGAGTCTACGACTTCATCGAGGACAAGCTGCAGTCCACGACCGACCTCGACCacctcgacagcctgctagcCAGCGTGGAGCACCAGCGAACGCAGCTCCAGACGCAGCTTGACGATGCGACGCGCGAGCTCGACGCCGCCCGGCGCTCCGGCGGCGACCGGCAGGAGGCGCTGGCGCGTCAGATCGACGACTTTGAGCAGCTGCAGCGCAGCATCGACGTGCGGCTGCAGATCGTTTCGGCGTCGGACGCGCCCGACGAGGCCATCCGCCGCCTCGAGCCGCCCATGCACCAGCTGCACCGTGTCAAACTCGCCCGCGACTACCTTCAGCTGCTGCACGATGTCGAGGCCCTGCGCCGCGAGGCCCGCGACCACCTCCCCGCCGACCCCAAGGCCGCCCTGCTGCCCTACTCCCGCCTTAAGCAGCTCTCGTCCCGCCTAAGGGAGCTGCAGGGGACGGCGGACGGCGCGGCTACTCATCTTGTTGCGCATGTGGCTGGCGTCACGGATGTACTGTGGGACGAAATGAAGCAGATCATGTCGGATGAGATGAAGGCCCTGCTTGCGGCGAGGAGGTGGCCCGCCGAGGTCCAGCCGGATCTGGTTGTTGATGAGGAGTGGCGTGGGTGCTTTGAGAAGCTGCTGGATCTGCAGGTTCCAGAGGTGCTGTACTCACCGCCGGATGCCGTTCTGCCGCTACTTCCTATCGATGTAATGGCTCAGATATGGGTCAAGGAGTTCCGCTTCCACTTTCTCAGCGATGGCCGCCCGACCAGCAACAATCGCTTGATCGGCCAGCATTGCTTCCCCTGGGTTATCCGGCTTGTGTCGACGTGGGAGGATTTCTTCAGGGAGAACTTTGGCCACTCTCTCGCCTCTAGGTTCATCGAGACCAGCGTGTCCTCCAAGATGATCTACCTGGATCCCGTCTGCGCACTCATCACGAGTCTCCTCCCAGTGCTGAGGGAAAAGATTATGGCCGCTGCCGAAGAGGCAGTACTCGACCCTAGCTTCCTCAGCAGCTTCATGACGCAGCTGATGGGCTTCGACGACGAACTGAGGACGCGATTCGGGTacgacggcggtggcggcgacaGTGACTGGGACGGGCTGACGGCCGAGGTGCTCAATCTCCACTTTGCAAAATGGCTGCAGGCCGAAAAGGACTTTGCCCTGGAGCGTTTCGAGGGTATCATGGACTCTGCAGACGCCAGAAAGATTGATTACGACTACGGCGGGCCGGGCAAGACCAAGCCCACATTCGGCGCCGTCCGCGTGTCTGATCTGCTCCGATCAGTGACGAGCCAGTACGAACGTGTCAGGAGGTTCTCGCATAAGTTGCGATTCCTCATCGATATCCAAGTGGCCATCCTGGACGACTTCCACGACCGTCTCCGGGGCTCGCTTGAGTTTTACTACTCGCTGACCTCAACCGTGGGACGAACTCTGCACGGCGCGACTGCGCAGCAGCTTGCATCCCTCGAGGGTACCGGAGCTCTCGAGACGTTGTGCAAGGTGTATGGCAGCGCCGACCATATTGCAAATGTTCTAGAGGACTGGAGTAACGAGGAG TTTTTCGTTGTATTTTGGGAAGAGCTGCAGGCTCGAGCCAAAGAGTCAGAAGACCAAGAGAACCTGGCCGGTGGCCTCAGCTACGAGAATGTCAAGGACAAGACATCAGCATCTatcggcgacgacggcgatgGGGGCGTAATCTTTGACGAGACCATCGCGGCTTACAGTGCACGCCGCAAGGCTGCCCGGGATTTCCTCGTCTCCGCCCTGGTAGACTCCCACCAGGAGGCCTTCCGCCCTTATCTCAAACGCACCCAGTGGACTACCATTAGCGATGACCCGGTCCAGGCTGATCCCTACCAGCTCCCAATCACTGCGGAGCTGGATGAGCCGCTACGG ATCCTGAAGCGCAACCTTGAATTCCTTAACCGGGCCCTCAGCACAGCCGCATTCCGGCGCGTCTGGCGCGATGCATTGGACAAACTCGACGAGACGCTGTGGCACGACGTGCTGACCCGCCACAGCTTCACTGCATTTGGCGCCGCGCAGTTCATGCGAGACCTGCACGCGGTCGTGGCGCTGGTCGAGCGCTACATCCCCGAGGGCAGCGGTGTGGCGCTAGCGAGGGTGCAGGAGGGGGTCAGGCtgctgaacctgccgatggAGGCCGATGCGTCGGGCAAAGCGGCTGCGGTCACACTGAGGCAGGCGAGCGATCGCGTGTTCAAGGACAATGAGGAGGCCAAGAGGCTCTTGGCGGAGCTGGGAATCGACTTGCTCAGCCCGACGAACGCGAGACATATCCTTCAGCGGAGGGTAGAGATGAGCGAGTAA